The Pyrus communis chromosome 9, drPyrComm1.1, whole genome shotgun sequence genome has a segment encoding these proteins:
- the LOC137744949 gene encoding uncharacterized protein: MAAETVASLQIPTTDEQVEKKTIEGEKAIEQDGVSLTKENGGEVHKTEDLESLATPSKPPAVEAEKAADAPAQDVPLVEETKLENEAVPDSQTLDIPKHVVDAVESPVEVQSAIDSLERELPKEVATDSIEVGQVEQPKIVGAPVPDVPLVEETKAENESIPDSETLNIPKQVADAVEIPAEVQSVVESVVREAPKEPSIDSIEVGQVEEPKIVDAPLSSVEAIEKPEELLEVTSDEGSLAPVLEKIKDSKPEFFEVKDKLEEPNIVDAPLSSVEAIEKPEEPLEVTSDEGSIAPVLEKIKDSKPEFFDVKDKLEEQTIVDAPPSSVEAIEKPEEPLEVTSDEGSIAPVLEKIKDSEPEFFEVKDKLEEPEQVEPEEIVEDETVKDEGSIAVKAEPTRVLEEGKTETKDAPSLAVEEKTEQPKLVEQEKKHDEVGPEESVEVEKVKEEGSSVDKVEDSTVVEEAKNDEDNKPSLIENLEEASLSREAQIEVQEEGDASLPDVTEKLATEDEKKEISAVGVVEKLAEEPAVETEKVREESVETKENEKSNVIPLDSTQIIKEDENKESSGVDVVEKLGDEEAVELEKVGEKKVETAADGKRDLVTMDSIQPIIEEQGKELNGGDLIEKLVDEDVVKLENFGEENVAKDVITEDNEERNVISEDPTLPIEESKKKELGGSDVAEKLAEEAVVKVESGGEEMVAKNGRIEENEKINEKVEDSTQPIDVVEKVTEEAVVETEKPAEENETKNVKFEDDKNKTVLEEDVKNSITFPTEFIEKSFEGAAKDAEPAVETEAAEKIQNATPSDVETKTDKSAEEKPDEVSTAVEVDESEGKGEETVKTDADRLEKIMDEVAKPDQNVEPPPTKDGDQAKPPEDLPKEVPAKSSQKQSNNLLSKVKHSLVKAKKAIIGGKSPSSKNPAIGTKEDIKVK; encoded by the exons ATGGCTGCTGAAACTGTTGCCTCACTTCAAATTCCTACCACTGATGAG CAAGTTGAGAAGAAGACCATTGAAGGAGAAAAGGCTATCGAACAAGATGGTGTTTCTTTAACCAAAGAAAATGGAGGAGAAGTGCACAAAACTGAGGATTTAGAGAGTCTAGCAACACCATCCAAGCCTCCGGCAGTTGAGGCTGAGAAGGCTGCTGATGCTCCCGCGCAAGATGTTCCGCTTGTAGAAGAAACAAAATTGGAAAATGAAGCCGTTCCTGATTCACAAACACTCGATATCCCAAAGCATGTGGTTGATGCTGTTGAGAGCCCGGTAGAGGTTCAGAGTGCAATTGATTCTTTAGAAAGAGAACTGCCCAAAGAAGTGGCCACAGATAGCATTGAAGTAGGTCAGGTGGAGCAACCAAAGATTGTTGGTGCTCCGGTGCCAGATGTTCCACTCGTAGAAGAAACAAAGGCGGAAAatgaatccattcctgattcaGAAACACTCAATATTCCAAAGCAAGTGGCTGATGCTGTTGAGATCCCGGCAGAGGTTCAAAGTGTAGTTGAGTCTGTAGTGAGAGAAGCACCGAAAGAACCATCCATAGATAGCATTGAAGTAGGGCAAGTGGAGGAACCGAAGATAGTTGATGCTCCTCTATCATCAGTTGAAGCCATTGAGAAACCAGAGGAGCTATTGGAGGTCACTTCGGACGAAGGATCCCTAGCACCAGTCCTAGAAAAgattaaagactcaaaaccaGAGTTTTTTGAAGTGAAGGACAAACTAGAGGAACCAAATATAGTTGATGCTCCTCTATCATCAGTTGAAGCCATTGAGAAACCAGAGGAGCCATTGGAGGTCACTTCAGACGAAGGATCCATAGCACCAGTCCTAGAAAAGATTAAAGACTCTAAACCGGAGTTTTTTGACGTGAAGGACAAACTAGAAGAACAGACGATAGTTGATGCTCCTCCATCATCAGTTGAAGCCATTGAGAAACCAGAGGAGCCATTGGAGGTCACTTCGGACGAAGGATCCATAGCACCAGTCCTAGAAAAGATTAAAGACTCAGAACCGGAGTTTTTTGAAGTGAAGGACAAACTAGAAGAACCTGAGCAAGTAGAGCCTGAAGAGATTGTGGAGGATGAGACGGTGAAAGATGAAGGCTCGATAGCTGTAAAGGCTGAGCCTACCAGAGTCTTGGAGGAAGGGAAAACTGAAACAAAGGACGCACCTAGTCTAGCTGTGGAGGAAAAAACAGAACAGCCCAAACTTGtggaacaagaaaagaaacatgATGAAGTTGGGCCTGAGGAAAGTGTGGAGGTTGAAAAAGTGAAAGAGGAAGGATCTTCAGTTGATAAGGTCGAAGATTCAACGGTCGTTGAAGAAGCGAAAAATGATGAAGATAACAAGCCTAGTCTAATTGAAAATCTTGAGGAGGCTTCGCTTAGTCGAGAAGCTCAAATTGAAGTACAAGAGGAAGGGGATGCTTCTCTACCTGATGTCACAGAAAAGTTAGCCACTGAGgacgaaaagaaagaaataagtgCAGTCGGTGTGGTTGAAAAGCTAGCAGAAGAGCCAGCTGTGGAGACTGAAAAGGTCAGGGAAGAAAGTGTGGAAACCAAAGAGAATGAGAAGAGCAATGTGATTCCTTTGGATTCAactcaaataattaaagaaGACGAAAATAAGGAATCAAGTGGGGTTGATGTGGTTGAGAAGCTAGGGGACGAGGAAGCTGTGGAACTGGAAAAGGTTGGAGAAAAGAAGGTGGAGACTGCAGCGGATGGAAAGAGAGATTTGGTAACTATGGATTCAATTCAACCAATCATAGAGGAACAAGGGAAAGAATTAAATGGAGGTGATTTGATTGAGAAGCTAGTAGACGAGGATGTAGTGAAGTTggaaaattttggagaagagaaTGTGGCAAAGGATGTCATAACTGAAGATAATGAAGAGAGGAATGTGATATCTGAGGATCCAACTCTGCCAATTGAGGAGAGTAAAAAGAAAGAATTAGGTGGCTCTGATGTGGCTGAGAAGCTAGCAGAGGAGGCGGTAGTGAAGGTGGAAAGTGGAGGAGAAGAGATGGTGGCAAAGAATGGCAGAATTGAAGAGAATGAAAAGATAAATGAAAAAGTTGAGGATTCAACTCAACCGATCGATGTGGTTGAGAAGGTAACAGAAGAGGCAGTGGTGGAAACAGAAAAGCCTGCAGAAGAGAATGAAACAAAGaatgtgaaatttgaagatgacaaaaacaaaactgtacTTGAAGAGGATGTCAAAAACTCTATTACTTTTCCCACTGAATTTATAGAAAAATCATTTGAGGGAGCTGCAAAGGATGCTGAACCTGCTGTGGAAACTGAAGCAGCAGAAAAGATACAAAATGCGACTCCATCTGATGTTGAAACCAAGACAGATAAGAGTGCGGAGGAGAAGCCGGACGAAGTCAGTACAGCTGTTGAAGTTGATGAATCAGAAGGGAAAGGAGAGGAAACTGTTAAAACAGATGCTGATAGATTGGAGAAAATTATGGACGAAGTTGCGAAACCTGACCAGAACGTAGAGCCTCCTCCCACCAAGGATGGTGATCAAGCAAAACCCCCCGAGGACCTGCCAAAGGAAGTTCCAGCTAAGTCCTCTCAGAAACAGTCGAACAACCTTCTGTCAAAGGTAAAACATTCGCTGGTGAAGGCGAAGAAGGCTATCATTGGTGGGAAATCTCCAAGCTCGAAAAATCCTGCTATCGGAACCAAGGAGGATATCAAAGTTAAATAA
- the LOC137744857 gene encoding transcription factor PIF3-like yields MPLSELYRMAGRVDSSQDFENDFLELVWENGQVMMQGQSSRTRKNPSFNSLPSFSNPKNRDRDVGNGNIGKTGKFGSVVDSGLDEIPLSVPSSEMGLSEDDDMLPWLNYSIDEPLHHEYCHDFLPEFSSATANEASTNHNLASIDKRSSSSQVFRDSNSNSAHEGACLQQGNVGKVPLNGGADVSRPRSGATQLYSLSSQRSQASFPSFRSRVSDTAGDNTSSATHRGVGKNSTQISSAGGSPGIKIPRPDPVKPSNNNPSIVNFSHFSRPAALAKVNVQTNGVMAGSGSSSMIRIANKDKFSAATSNNLPESMLIDSSISAPKESNSQCQQILVRSSVELKPTEAKPLEEPCTAKRSEGTCQEETSKNDINSNHIPCESAVRVSPNGEKTVEPVVASSVCSGNSVERGSDDPTQALKRKFRETDESECHSDDVEEEYMGVKKGAHARGMGSKRSRAAEVHNLSERKRRDRINEKMRALQELIPNCNKVDKASMLDEAIEYLKTLQLQLQMMSMGAGMYMPPMMSPPGMQHMHGPCMAHFSPMGVGMGMGMGMGLGMGFGVGMPDMIGASSSYPMLQVPPMQGAHFPGSHMAGHTTFNGMMGSNLQMFGLPTQGVPVPMQRAPLAPSSAGPFVKSSAGPNAGSSGGPVENVESAPVSGSKDSVQNMNSQAMQNSNANSSMNQTSSQGQATNEGFAQSALVRNNVQATDVNNNRADG; encoded by the exons ATGCCTTTGTCCGAGCTTTATCGGATGGCCGGAAGGGTTGATTCAAGTCAAGATTTTGA AAATGATTTTCTTGAGTTGGTATGGGAAAATGGTCAGGTTATGATGCAGGGTCAGTCCAGTAGAACTAGGAAGAATCCGTCTTTTAATAGCTTACCGTCTTTTAGCAACCCGAAAAATCGAGATAGAGATGTAGGAAATGGCAATATTGGGAAGACAGGAAAATTTGGGTCTGTGGTGGATTCTGGATTGGATGAAATTCCGTTGTCAGTGCCATCTTCTGAGATGGGTTTGAGTGAGGATGATGACATGTTGCCTTGGTTGAATTATTCCATTGATGAGCCTTTACATCATGAGTACTGCCATGATTTTTTGCCTGAATTTTCTAGTGCAACCGCAAATGAGGCTtccaccaatcacaatcttgccTCGATCGATAAGAGGAGTAGTTCTAGTCAGGTGTTTAGggattccaattccaattctgCACATGAAGGTGCTTGTTTGCAACAAGGGAATGTGGGAAAGGTTCCTTTGAACGGTGGTGCTGATGTTAGCAGACCTAGATCTGGTGCTACTCAGTTGTATTCGTTATCATCGCAGCGATCCCAAGCGTCGTTTCCATCTTTTAGATCAAGGGTTTCGGATACTGCTGGTGATAATACGAGTAGTGCCACTCATCGCGGTGTTGGCAAGAATTCAACTCAGATTTCATCTGCAGGCGGGTCTCCTGGAATAAAGATACCGAGGCCAGATCCAGTAAAGCCTAGCAATAATAATCCATCCATAGTGAACTTTTCCCATTTTTCACGACCAGCTGCTCTTGCGAAAGTAAATGTTCAGACCAACGGTGTGATGGCTGGTTCAGGTTCATCAAGCATGATAAGGATTGCAAATAAGGACAAGTTTTCAGCTGCAACTAGTAACAATCTGCCCGAGTCAATGCTAATTGATTCAAGCATTAGTGCACCAAAGGAGTCAAATTCACAATGCCAACAGATTCTAGTGAGATCCAGTGTTGAATTGAAACCAACAGAAGCTAAGCCTCTTGAGGAACCATGTACTGCTAAGCGGTCTGAGGGAACATGCCAAGAGGAAACCTCTAAGAATGACATAAATTCCAATCATATTCCTTGTGAAAGTGCAGTTAGGGTATCTCCAAATGGTGAAAAAACTGTGGAGCCAGTTGTTGCTTCTTCTGTTTGCTCAGGCAATAGTGTGGAGAGAGGTTCAGATGACCCAACACAAGCTTTGAAGAGAAAATTTCGTGAGACTGATGAGTCTGAATGCCATAGTGAT GATGTAGAGGAAGAATACATGGGTGTGAAGAAAGGAGCTCATGCTCGAGGCATGGGTTCCAAGAGAAGCAGAGCAGCAGAAGTGCATAATTTATCAGAAAGG AAGCGAAGGGACAGAATCAATGAGAAGATGCGTGCGCTACAGGAACTCATACCCAATTGCAATAAG GTGGACAAAGCTTCAATGCTGGATGAGGCTATTGAGTATTTGAAGACGCTTCAACTCCAATTACAG ATGATGTCAATGGGAGCTGGTATGTATATGCCACCAATGATGTCACCACCAGGAATGCAACACATGCATGGACCCTGTATGGCTCATTTCTCGCCCATGGGTGTTGgaatgggaatgggaatgggaatgggATTAGGCATGGGTTTTGGGGTGGGTATGCCCGACATGATTGGTGCATCTTCTAGTTACCCTATGCTTCAGGTGCCCCCCATGCAAGGAGCACATTTCCCTGGTTCACATATGGCAGGGCACACCACCTTCAATGGGATGATGGGATCTAACCTTCAGATGTTTGGGCTTCCTACTCAAGGAGTTCCAGTGCCGATGCAACGTGCCCCCTTAGCTCCCTCATCGGCAGGTCCCTTTGTGAAGTCATCTGCAGGACCAAATGCAGGCAGTTCAGGCGGGCCTGTGGAAAATGTGGAATCAGCTCCAGTTTCTGGTTCAAAGGATTCGGTTCAGAACATGAACTCACAAGCGATGCAAAACAGCAATGCCAATAGCTCTATGAATCAAACATCTAGTCAG GGCCAAGCAACTAATGAGGGATTTGCACAGTCCGCATTGGTGCGAAATAATGTTCAAGCAACTGATGTTAACAACAACAGAGCTGACGGATAA